A single genomic interval of bacterium BMS3Abin02 harbors:
- the est gene encoding carboxylesterase has protein sequence MQLLDPLAAPFLFEGTNGEGALLLHGFTGTPAHFRMMGQFLNERGYTVHAPLLAGHGTSLEEMDQTTRRDWVQSAQDGLEALRGFGHVHLVGLSMGGLISLLLARQDEIASLTTIDTPVKLWDRRDPLVHILKHVERFHSWKEPEQPPPGEAARYFIQYDGFSLRAASELLHLKRQALRHLDRVQAPALIIQSRADETVRPESADILARRLGSSRKRILWLEHSRHNALLDTERDIMDEAILEHLHSAPSWRTQGS, from the coding sequence GTGCAGCTTCTCGATCCTCTCGCCGCGCCGTTCCTCTTTGAAGGGACCAATGGTGAAGGAGCGCTGCTCCTGCACGGATTCACCGGTACGCCGGCGCACTTTCGCATGATGGGCCAGTTCCTCAACGAGCGTGGCTACACCGTGCATGCGCCCCTTCTCGCCGGCCATGGCACGAGCCTGGAGGAGATGGATCAGACGACGCGCCGCGACTGGGTGCAGAGCGCCCAGGATGGCCTGGAGGCACTGCGGGGGTTTGGGCACGTCCATCTGGTCGGTCTCTCGATGGGTGGGCTGATCTCCCTGCTGCTCGCGAGACAGGACGAGATCGCATCCCTCACGACGATCGACACGCCGGTGAAACTCTGGGACCGCCGCGACCCGCTCGTGCATATTCTCAAGCATGTGGAGCGGTTCCACTCCTGGAAGGAACCCGAACAGCCTCCGCCCGGTGAAGCGGCCAGGTACTTCATCCAATATGACGGGTTTTCGCTGCGTGCCGCATCGGAGCTGTTGCACTTGAAACGTCAGGCACTGCGGCATCTCGATCGCGTGCAGGCACCGGCGTTGATCATTCAGTCACGTGCCGACGAGACGGTGCGACCCGAGAGCGCCGACATCCTCGCCCGCAGGCTCGGATCATCCCGCAAGCGGATCCTGTGGCTCGAGCACTCCCGCCACAACGCGCTGCTCGACACCGAGCGCGACATCATGGATGAGGCGATTCTCGAACACCTCCACTCGGCCCCATCCTGGCGAACCCAGGGCTCGTAG